A single Reinekea thalattae DNA region contains:
- a CDS encoding ABC transporter permease, with protein MDTPTTLKSPTEGGFAARLVANFKEKAKIIREDWQIYVLLAPMVIWFITFLYLPMGGLQIAFKDFSLFRGIYGSEWVGFDHFMVLFNDELFLRSVKNTFMISFLSLCFAFPVPIILALMFNELHHAIFKRTAQTIAYLPHFISVVIVAGMVISFLSPTTGLVNLILDRIGLDKVYFLTNPDYFRPIFIGSSMWKEAGFESIVYLAAIAGVSPSLYESAKVDGATRFQMIRKITLPCILPTIIIMLIIRIGNMVEVGFEYIILLYQPSTFETADVISTYIYRIGLLGSQYDIAAAAGLFNAVIAFAMVWTANKISRKFSQSSLW; from the coding sequence ATGGATACTCCAACCACACTAAAATCGCCTACAGAAGGCGGCTTTGCTGCTCGTCTGGTGGCGAATTTTAAAGAAAAAGCAAAAATAATCCGAGAGGATTGGCAGATCTATGTGCTGTTGGCACCGATGGTGATCTGGTTTATTACTTTCTTGTATCTACCGATGGGCGGCTTACAAATTGCGTTTAAAGACTTCAGTCTATTCCGTGGTATCTATGGTTCGGAATGGGTTGGCTTTGACCATTTTATGGTGCTCTTTAATGACGAACTCTTTTTGCGATCAGTTAAAAATACTTTCATGATCAGCTTTTTGAGTTTGTGTTTTGCCTTCCCTGTGCCAATTATTTTGGCGCTGATGTTCAATGAGTTGCACCACGCTATCTTTAAGCGTACGGCGCAAACCATTGCGTACTTACCGCACTTTATCTCTGTTGTGATTGTTGCCGGTATGGTGATTAGCTTTTTATCACCGACAACCGGATTGGTGAACCTAATCTTAGATCGTATCGGTTTAGATAAAGTTTACTTCCTGACAAACCCAGACTATTTCCGTCCTATCTTCATTGGTTCGAGTATGTGGAAAGAAGCGGGCTTTGAATCGATCGTTTACTTAGCAGCAATTGCTGGGGTGAGTCCATCCTTGTATGAGTCTGCCAAGGTTGACGGTGCAACACGTTTCCAAATGATTCGAAAAATCACCTTACCTTGTATTTTGCCGACCATCATCATTATGTTGATTATCCGTATCGGTAACATGGTTGAAGTGGGCTTTGAGTACATTATTTTGCTTTACCAGCCATCAACATTCGAAACAGCGGACGTCATCAGTACCTATATTTACCGTATTGGTTTATTGGGTAGTCAGTATGACATTGCCGCCGCTGCCGGTTTGTTTAATGCGGTCATTGCATTCGCCATGGTATGGACTGCGAATAAAATTAGTCGCAAGTTCTCACAATCGTCATTGTGGTAA
- a CDS encoding carbohydrate ABC transporter permease, which translates to MSEFNVYSRGDRIFGILNATLIFLFVCSTLYPFIYIASASISSGFAVSSGQVIFFPKEVTLAAFEKVLSDPVFWTSYGNTFFYTFFGTLTSLAIIIPGAYALSRKRLMGRRFFNLFIAFTMWFNAGMIPMFLNLRDLGLLDSRWGILIAFACNAFNIILLRNFFESIPESFEEAARMDGANDFNLLWRVYIPLSKPAIVTITLFCIVARWNGYFWAMILLRDENKIPLQVYLKRIIIEANMDDEFAASLLTNSYSYETIVAAIIVVSIIPVLLIYPYLQKHFNKGIMLGGVKE; encoded by the coding sequence ATGTCAGAATTTAATGTATATTCTCGTGGCGATAGAATCTTCGGTATACTCAATGCAACACTGATCTTTTTGTTTGTGTGCAGTACGCTATATCCGTTTATTTATATTGCATCAGCTTCAATCAGTTCCGGCTTTGCTGTTTCTTCTGGGCAGGTTATTTTCTTCCCGAAAGAAGTCACTCTTGCCGCATTTGAAAAGGTATTAAGTGATCCCGTTTTTTGGACTTCATATGGCAATACCTTTTTCTATACTTTCTTTGGTACCTTGACCAGTTTGGCGATTATTATTCCTGGTGCTTATGCACTGTCGCGCAAGCGTCTAATGGGTCGTCGTTTCTTTAACCTGTTCATTGCATTTACCATGTGGTTTAACGCCGGCATGATCCCAATGTTCTTAAACCTTCGTGACTTAGGTTTACTTGATTCACGTTGGGGTATCTTGATTGCGTTTGCCTGTAACGCCTTTAATATTATCCTGTTGCGTAACTTCTTTGAGTCGATTCCAGAATCGTTTGAAGAGGCCGCACGTATGGATGGTGCGAATGACTTCAATCTGTTGTGGCGAGTTTATATCCCACTTTCTAAACCAGCCATTGTGACCATTACGTTGTTCTGTATTGTGGCTCGTTGGAACGGTTATTTCTGGGCTATGATCCTGTTACGCGATGAGAATAAAATACCATTACAGGTTTACCTGAAGCGTATTATTATTGAAGCGAATATGGATGACGAATTTGCTGCATCGTTATTAACCAACTCATACTCTTATGAGACGATTGTTGCGGCGATTATTGTCGTGTCTATTATACCGGTTCTGTTGATCTATCCTTATCTACAGAAACACTTTAACAAAGGTATTATGTTGGGAGGCGTGAAAGAATAA